A section of the Vespa velutina chromosome 6, iVesVel2.1, whole genome shotgun sequence genome encodes:
- the LOC124950225 gene encoding acetylcholine receptor subunit beta-like 2 isoform X3, with translation MNLKNQVMTTNVWVEQKWFDYKLQWDPEEYGGVEMLYVPSENIWLPDIVLYNNADGNYEVTLMTKATLKYTGEVSWKPPAIYKSSCEINVEYFPFDEQSCIMKFGSWTYNGAQVDLKHMLQESGSNLVKIGIDLTDFYLSVEWDILEVPAARNEEYYPCCEEPYSDITFNITMRRKTLFYTVNLIIPCVGITFLTVLVFYLPSDSGEKVSLCSSILLSLTVFFLLLAEIIPPTSLAIPLLGKYLLFTMILVTLSIWITVCVLNVHFRSPSTHNMSPWVRQVFLNWMPRILMMRRTPYSTPEYDDTYMDSGYTNEIDSSVSDYPLELKGTDGFENVTSTYKNIREDDARHIPHASVTDSENTMPRHLSPDVISALKGVRFIAQHIKDADKDNEVIEDWKFVAMVLDRFFLWVFTLACIGGTLGIIFQAPSLYDTREPVDQRLSAISLRNYMFPPKEDPLPEE, from the exons ATG AACCTGAAAAATCAAGTGATGACAACTAATGTCTGGGTAGAACAG aaatgGTTTGACTACAAATTACAGTGGGATCCAGAAGAATATGGTGGCGTTGAAATGTTATATGTGCCTTCTGAAAATATATGGCTTCCAGACATTGTGctatataataa TGCTGATGGAAATTATGAAGTAACACTTATGACAAAAGCTACACTAAAATATACAGGTGAAGTGTCTTGGAAACCACCAGCCATTTACAAGTCATCCTGCGAAATTAACGTAGAATATTTCCCCTTCGATGAACAATCCTGTATTATGAAATTTGGTTCATGGACTTATAATGGAGCTCAG GTTGATCTGAAGCATATGTTACAAGAATCTGGTAGCAATTTGGTAAAAATTGGTATAGATCTgactgatttttatttatcagttGAATGGGATATTCTTGAAGTTCCTGCAGCTCGTAATGAAGAATATTATCCTTGTTGTGAAGAACCATATTCTG ATATTACCTTCAATATTACAATGCGAAGGAAAACTTTGTTTTATACTGTTAATCTTATAATTCCATGCGTGGGCATTACTTTTCTTACAGTATTGGTTTTCTATCTTCCAAGTGATTCTGGTGAAAAA GTCTCATTATGTTCTTCCATTCTTCTGTCTTTGaccgttttctttttactattagCTGAAATAATTCCACCAACATCATTGGCTATACCTCTtcttggaaaatatttattatttacgatgATATTAGTAACTTTATCTATTTGGATCACTGTGTGTGTTCTAAATGTTCATTTCag atcTCCCTCAACACACAATATGTCACCGTGGGTAAGACAAGTGTTTTTAAATTGGATGCCAAGAATTTTAATGATGCGTAGAACTCCATATTCTACGCCTGAATATGATGATACATATATGGATAGTGGATATACTAATGAAATTGATTCTAG TGTAAGTGATTATCCTTTAGAATTGAAAGGCACAGATGGATTTGAAAATGTCACATCCACgtacaaaaatataagagagGATGATGCTCGACATATACCTCATGCATCTG TTACTGACAGTGAAAATACAATGCCCAGACATTTGTCTCCAGATGTAATATCAGCGCTTAAAGGAGTCCGTTTTATAGCACAACATATAAAAGATGCAGATAAAGACAATGAA gTAATAGAAGACTGGAAATTTGTTGCTATGGTTTTAGATAGATTCTTTCTATGGGTATTTACATTAGCATGTATTGGAGGTACACTTGGTATTATATTTCAAGCTCCTAGCTTATATGATACAAGAGAACCTGTGGACCAACGACTTTCTGCAATATCATTACGTAATTATATGTTTCCGCCCAAAGAGGATCCTTTACCTGAAGAGTAA
- the LOC124950225 gene encoding acetylcholine receptor subunit beta-like 2 isoform X2: MQILAFIVFNIFSIANGAVGLKTFEANPDTKRLYDDLLSNYNRLIRPVINNTETLTVWLGLKLSQLIEMNLKNQVMTTNVWVEQKWFDYKLQWDPEEYGGVEMLYVPSENIWLPDIVLYNNADGNYEVTLMTKATLKYTGEVSWKPPAIYKSSCEINVEYFPFDEQSCIMKFGSWTYNGAQVDLKHMLQESGSNLVKIGIDLTDFYLSVEWDILEVPAARNEEYYPCCEEPYSVLVFYLPSDSGEKVSLCSSILLSLTVFFLLLAEIIPPTSLAIPLLGKYLLFTMILVTLSIWITVCVLNVHFRSPSTHNMSPWVRQVFLNWMPRILMMRRTPYSTPEYDDTYMDSGYTNEIDSSVSDYPLELKGTDGFENVTSTYKNIREDDARHIPHASVTDSENTMPRHLSPDVISALKGVRFIAQHIKDADKDNEVIEDWKFVAMVLDRFFLWVFTLACIGGTLGIIFQAPSLYDTREPVDQRLSAISLRNYMFPPKEDPLPEE; this comes from the exons ATGCAAATACTTGCATTTATcgtgtttaatattttcagcATTGCGAATG GTGCAGTAGGTTTGAAAACATTTGAAGCAAATCCAGATACAAAACGACTTTATGatgatttattatcaaattataatagaCTCATTCGACCAGTCATTAATAACACAGAAACTTTGACAGTATGGCTGGGATTAAAACTATCACAACTAATCGAGATG AACCTGAAAAATCAAGTGATGACAACTAATGTCTGGGTAGAACAG aaatgGTTTGACTACAAATTACAGTGGGATCCAGAAGAATATGGTGGCGTTGAAATGTTATATGTGCCTTCTGAAAATATATGGCTTCCAGACATTGTGctatataataa TGCTGATGGAAATTATGAAGTAACACTTATGACAAAAGCTACACTAAAATATACAGGTGAAGTGTCTTGGAAACCACCAGCCATTTACAAGTCATCCTGCGAAATTAACGTAGAATATTTCCCCTTCGATGAACAATCCTGTATTATGAAATTTGGTTCATGGACTTATAATGGAGCTCAG GTTGATCTGAAGCATATGTTACAAGAATCTGGTAGCAATTTGGTAAAAATTGGTATAGATCTgactgatttttatttatcagttGAATGGGATATTCTTGAAGTTCCTGCAGCTCGTAATGAAGAATATTATCCTTGTTGTGAAGAACCATATTCTG TATTGGTTTTCTATCTTCCAAGTGATTCTGGTGAAAAA GTCTCATTATGTTCTTCCATTCTTCTGTCTTTGaccgttttctttttactattagCTGAAATAATTCCACCAACATCATTGGCTATACCTCTtcttggaaaatatttattatttacgatgATATTAGTAACTTTATCTATTTGGATCACTGTGTGTGTTCTAAATGTTCATTTCag atcTCCCTCAACACACAATATGTCACCGTGGGTAAGACAAGTGTTTTTAAATTGGATGCCAAGAATTTTAATGATGCGTAGAACTCCATATTCTACGCCTGAATATGATGATACATATATGGATAGTGGATATACTAATGAAATTGATTCTAG TGTAAGTGATTATCCTTTAGAATTGAAAGGCACAGATGGATTTGAAAATGTCACATCCACgtacaaaaatataagagagGATGATGCTCGACATATACCTCATGCATCTG TTACTGACAGTGAAAATACAATGCCCAGACATTTGTCTCCAGATGTAATATCAGCGCTTAAAGGAGTCCGTTTTATAGCACAACATATAAAAGATGCAGATAAAGACAATGAA gTAATAGAAGACTGGAAATTTGTTGCTATGGTTTTAGATAGATTCTTTCTATGGGTATTTACATTAGCATGTATTGGAGGTACACTTGGTATTATATTTCAAGCTCCTAGCTTATATGATACAAGAGAACCTGTGGACCAACGACTTTCTGCAATATCATTACGTAATTATATGTTTCCGCCCAAAGAGGATCCTTTACCTGAAGAGTAA
- the LOC124950225 gene encoding acetylcholine receptor subunit beta-like 2 isoform X1, with protein sequence MQILAFIVFNIFSIANGAVGLKTFEANPDTKRLYDDLLSNYNRLIRPVINNTETLTVWLGLKLSQLIEMNLKNQVMTTNVWVEQKWFDYKLQWDPEEYGGVEMLYVPSENIWLPDIVLYNNADGNYEVTLMTKATLKYTGEVSWKPPAIYKSSCEINVEYFPFDEQSCIMKFGSWTYNGAQVDLKHMLQESGSNLVKIGIDLTDFYLSVEWDILEVPAARNEEYYPCCEEPYSDITFNITMRRKTLFYTVNLIIPCVGITFLTVLVFYLPSDSGEKVSLCSSILLSLTVFFLLLAEIIPPTSLAIPLLGKYLLFTMILVTLSIWITVCVLNVHFRSPSTHNMSPWVRQVFLNWMPRILMMRRTPYSTPEYDDTYMDSGYTNEIDSSVSDYPLELKGTDGFENVTSTYKNIREDDARHIPHASVTDSENTMPRHLSPDVISALKGVRFIAQHIKDADKDNEVIEDWKFVAMVLDRFFLWVFTLACIGGTLGIIFQAPSLYDTREPVDQRLSAISLRNYMFPPKEDPLPEE encoded by the exons ATGCAAATACTTGCATTTATcgtgtttaatattttcagcATTGCGAATG GTGCAGTAGGTTTGAAAACATTTGAAGCAAATCCAGATACAAAACGACTTTATGatgatttattatcaaattataatagaCTCATTCGACCAGTCATTAATAACACAGAAACTTTGACAGTATGGCTGGGATTAAAACTATCACAACTAATCGAGATG AACCTGAAAAATCAAGTGATGACAACTAATGTCTGGGTAGAACAG aaatgGTTTGACTACAAATTACAGTGGGATCCAGAAGAATATGGTGGCGTTGAAATGTTATATGTGCCTTCTGAAAATATATGGCTTCCAGACATTGTGctatataataa TGCTGATGGAAATTATGAAGTAACACTTATGACAAAAGCTACACTAAAATATACAGGTGAAGTGTCTTGGAAACCACCAGCCATTTACAAGTCATCCTGCGAAATTAACGTAGAATATTTCCCCTTCGATGAACAATCCTGTATTATGAAATTTGGTTCATGGACTTATAATGGAGCTCAG GTTGATCTGAAGCATATGTTACAAGAATCTGGTAGCAATTTGGTAAAAATTGGTATAGATCTgactgatttttatttatcagttGAATGGGATATTCTTGAAGTTCCTGCAGCTCGTAATGAAGAATATTATCCTTGTTGTGAAGAACCATATTCTG ATATTACCTTCAATATTACAATGCGAAGGAAAACTTTGTTTTATACTGTTAATCTTATAATTCCATGCGTGGGCATTACTTTTCTTACAGTATTGGTTTTCTATCTTCCAAGTGATTCTGGTGAAAAA GTCTCATTATGTTCTTCCATTCTTCTGTCTTTGaccgttttctttttactattagCTGAAATAATTCCACCAACATCATTGGCTATACCTCTtcttggaaaatatttattatttacgatgATATTAGTAACTTTATCTATTTGGATCACTGTGTGTGTTCTAAATGTTCATTTCag atcTCCCTCAACACACAATATGTCACCGTGGGTAAGACAAGTGTTTTTAAATTGGATGCCAAGAATTTTAATGATGCGTAGAACTCCATATTCTACGCCTGAATATGATGATACATATATGGATAGTGGATATACTAATGAAATTGATTCTAG TGTAAGTGATTATCCTTTAGAATTGAAAGGCACAGATGGATTTGAAAATGTCACATCCACgtacaaaaatataagagagGATGATGCTCGACATATACCTCATGCATCTG TTACTGACAGTGAAAATACAATGCCCAGACATTTGTCTCCAGATGTAATATCAGCGCTTAAAGGAGTCCGTTTTATAGCACAACATATAAAAGATGCAGATAAAGACAATGAA gTAATAGAAGACTGGAAATTTGTTGCTATGGTTTTAGATAGATTCTTTCTATGGGTATTTACATTAGCATGTATTGGAGGTACACTTGGTATTATATTTCAAGCTCCTAGCTTATATGATACAAGAGAACCTGTGGACCAACGACTTTCTGCAATATCATTACGTAATTATATGTTTCCGCCCAAAGAGGATCCTTTACCTGAAGAGTAA
- the LOC124950223 gene encoding SWI/SNF-related matrix-associated actin-dependent regulator of chromatin subfamily A-like protein 1 isoform X1 — MATVQYTQKEIEKKRLEALQRKRQIQSKVTAPFDPGKIQQNQNIKLPIKSSSQNASNFRRPITDPILKSEPNSSQIGPMRKYKTNNRYTPMTPQKFFGINSVITGKCYMITNERFAIEISSYLPSVIEIFKTVNSRIYDIKTKIWNFHLKDYDNLIKKLLELKSNLSIIQIPKSVLQIFQKNLNSPNEISSIDLSSIDATLRDMLMPFQQEGICYGISKNGCCIIADDMGLGKTLQALGIAYYFKDSWPLLIVAPSSVRYQWSEAIYNFLPSIPAHYVHQFTNAKDFVNDVKIVIVSYDILVRAVEIFRRRIFGFVILDESHILKNNKTARFNAVQSTVSNARHIILLSGTPALSRPIELYTQVNLVLPNFMGFQEYGIRYCAGEKKLFGWDFTGSSNMQELQLLLKSTCMIRRLKADVLNQLPSKIRQVIILNPDLIKVGTKEMEDMSKELEQKVSTGLEHHNALLQYYNTSSFVRLKAVCKHVTQLFETKQKCLVYAHHQHVLDAICDIAESMEIEYIRIDGRTSSNRRKDLINNFQDNTNCLAAILSITAANAGITLTAAQLVVFAELFWNPGILCQAEDRVHRIGQDSNVVIQYLVAKQTADDHLWSLIQRKINILCKVGLNQNILMDEAEVTNQVLKQNDQLKIDFFMEKTPKKSLKSDDKMDISDEINNDTSLENNEEKEEISIKDIKELLNLGEEDLQNCDWNF; from the exons atggcAACTGTACAATATAcacagaaagaaatagaaaagaaacgcTTGGAAGCATTACAAAGAAAACGACAAATTCAATCAAAAGTAACAGCACCATTTGATCCAGGAAAAATAcaacaaaatcaaaatataaagttACCTATAAAAAGTTCTTCACAAAATGCAAGTAATTTTCGACGGCCTATTACTGATCCTATACTCAAATCTGAACCAAACAGTTCTCAGATTGGGCCTATGCGAAAatacaaaacaaataatagatatacacCTATGACACCACAAAAATTTTTTGGTATTAATTCTGTTATAACAGGAAAATGCTATATGATTACTAACGAAAGATTTGCAATAGAAATATCATCTTATTTACCATctgtaattgaaatatttaaaacggTGAACAGTAGAATATATg atataaagACGAAGATATGGAATTTTCATCTGAAagattatgataatttaataaagaagcTATTGGAATTAAAATCTAATCTTTCTATAATACAAATACCAAAATCTGTTCTTCag attttccAGAAAAACTTAAATTCACCCAATGAAATATCTTCTATTGATCTGTCATCAATAGATGCAACATTGAGAGATATGTTAATGCCTTTTCAACAAGAAGGCATCTG ttATGGTATTTCAAAAAATGGTTGTTGTATAATTGCTGATGACATGGGATTGGGAAAAACATTGCAAGCATTGGGAATAGCATATTACTTTAAAGATAGTTGGCCTTTGTTAATTGTAGCACCATCCTCTGTTag gtaTCAATGGTCCGAagctatttataattttttaccaTCTATACCTGCACATTATGTTCATCAATTTACCAATGCTAAAGACTTTGTTAATGatgtaaaaattgttatagTATCTTATGATATATTGGTAAGAGCAGTAGAAATATTTAGAAGGCGTATTTTTGGATTTGTCATTTTG GATGAATCTCACAttttgaaaaacaataaaactgCTAGATTTAATGCAGTACAAAGCACTGTTTCTAATGCACGACATATAATTTTACTTAGTGGAACACCAGCCTTGTCTCGTCCTATAGAATTATATACTCAGGTTAATCTTGTGCTTCCCAATTTTATGGG ATTTCAAGAATATGGAATTCGATATTGTgcaggagaaaaaaaactttttggCTGGGATTTTACTGGATCATCAAATATGCAggaattacaattattactaaAATCAACTTGTATGATTAGACGATTAAAAGCTGATGTGTTAAATCAATTACCATCAAAAATAAG GCAGGTCATTATATTGAATCCAGATCTTATAAAAGTAGGTacgaaagaaatggaagataTGTCCAAAGAGTTAGAGCAAAAAGTTTCAACTGGTTTAGAACATCATAATGCACTTCTTCAGTATTATAATACATCAAGTTTTGTAAGGTTAAAAGCTGTATG TAAACATGTTACTCAACTGTTCGAAACTAAACAGAAGTGTCTTGTTTATGCTCATCATCAACATGTTTTAGATGCAATATGTGATATTGCAGAATCTATGGAAATAGA atatataaggaTCGATGGAAGGACAAGttcaaatagaagaaaagatttgatcaataattttcaagataatACAAATTGTTTGGCAGCTATCTTATCTATAACTGCTGCAAATGCTGGCATTACACTAACAGCTGCACAACTAGTAGTTTTTGCAGAATTATTTTGGAACCCTGGA ATTTTATGTCAAGCAGAAGATAGAGTACACCGAATAGGACAAGATAGTAATGTTGTTATCCAATATTTAGTGGCAAAACAAACAGCTGATGATCATTTATGGTCATTAatacaaagaaagataaatattttatgcaaAGTTGGTCTCAATCAAAATATTCTCATGGACGAAGCGGAAGTAACAAATCAagtattaaaacaaaatgaccAGTTAAAAATAGATTTCTTCATGGAAAAAACTCCAAAAAAAAGCTTGAAATCAGATGATAAGATGGATATAAGtgacgaaataaataatgatacatcattagaaaataatgaagaaaaagaagaaatttctattaaagatattaaagaattaCTAAATTTAGGTGAAGAAGATCTACAAAATTGTGATtggaatttctaa
- the LOC124950223 gene encoding SWI/SNF-related matrix-associated actin-dependent regulator of chromatin subfamily A-like protein 1 isoform X2, producing MATVQYTQKEIEKKRLEALQRKRQIQSKVTAPFDPGKIQQNQNIKLPIKSSSQNASNFRRPITDPILKSEPNSSQIGPMRKYKTNNRYTPMTPQKFFGINSVITGKCYMITNERFAIEISSYLPSVIEIFKTVNSRIYDIKTKIWNFHLKDYDNLIKKLLELKSNLSIIQIPKSVLQIFQKNLNSPNEISSIDLSSIDATLRDMLMPFQQEGICYGISKNGCCIIADDMGLGKTLQALGIAYYFKDSWPLLIVAPSSVRYQWSEAIYNFLPSIPAHYVHQFTNAKDFVNDVKIVIVSYDILVRAVEIFRRRIFGFVILDESHILKNNKTARFNAVQSTVSNARHIILLSGTPALSRPIELYTQVNLVLPNFMGFQEYGIRYCAGEKKLFGWDFTGSSNMQELQLLLKSTCMIRRLKADVLNQLPSKIRQVIILNPDLIKVGTKEMEDMSKELEQKVSTGLEHHNALLQYYNTSSFVRLKAVCKHVTQLFETKQKCLVYAHHQHVLDAICDIAESMEIEYIRIDGRTSSNRRKDLINNFQDNTNCLAAILSITAANAGITLTAAQLVVFAELFWNPGKIEYTE from the exons atggcAACTGTACAATATAcacagaaagaaatagaaaagaaacgcTTGGAAGCATTACAAAGAAAACGACAAATTCAATCAAAAGTAACAGCACCATTTGATCCAGGAAAAATAcaacaaaatcaaaatataaagttACCTATAAAAAGTTCTTCACAAAATGCAAGTAATTTTCGACGGCCTATTACTGATCCTATACTCAAATCTGAACCAAACAGTTCTCAGATTGGGCCTATGCGAAAatacaaaacaaataatagatatacacCTATGACACCACAAAAATTTTTTGGTATTAATTCTGTTATAACAGGAAAATGCTATATGATTACTAACGAAAGATTTGCAATAGAAATATCATCTTATTTACCATctgtaattgaaatatttaaaacggTGAACAGTAGAATATATg atataaagACGAAGATATGGAATTTTCATCTGAAagattatgataatttaataaagaagcTATTGGAATTAAAATCTAATCTTTCTATAATACAAATACCAAAATCTGTTCTTCag attttccAGAAAAACTTAAATTCACCCAATGAAATATCTTCTATTGATCTGTCATCAATAGATGCAACATTGAGAGATATGTTAATGCCTTTTCAACAAGAAGGCATCTG ttATGGTATTTCAAAAAATGGTTGTTGTATAATTGCTGATGACATGGGATTGGGAAAAACATTGCAAGCATTGGGAATAGCATATTACTTTAAAGATAGTTGGCCTTTGTTAATTGTAGCACCATCCTCTGTTag gtaTCAATGGTCCGAagctatttataattttttaccaTCTATACCTGCACATTATGTTCATCAATTTACCAATGCTAAAGACTTTGTTAATGatgtaaaaattgttatagTATCTTATGATATATTGGTAAGAGCAGTAGAAATATTTAGAAGGCGTATTTTTGGATTTGTCATTTTG GATGAATCTCACAttttgaaaaacaataaaactgCTAGATTTAATGCAGTACAAAGCACTGTTTCTAATGCACGACATATAATTTTACTTAGTGGAACACCAGCCTTGTCTCGTCCTATAGAATTATATACTCAGGTTAATCTTGTGCTTCCCAATTTTATGGG ATTTCAAGAATATGGAATTCGATATTGTgcaggagaaaaaaaactttttggCTGGGATTTTACTGGATCATCAAATATGCAggaattacaattattactaaAATCAACTTGTATGATTAGACGATTAAAAGCTGATGTGTTAAATCAATTACCATCAAAAATAAG GCAGGTCATTATATTGAATCCAGATCTTATAAAAGTAGGTacgaaagaaatggaagataTGTCCAAAGAGTTAGAGCAAAAAGTTTCAACTGGTTTAGAACATCATAATGCACTTCTTCAGTATTATAATACATCAAGTTTTGTAAGGTTAAAAGCTGTATG TAAACATGTTACTCAACTGTTCGAAACTAAACAGAAGTGTCTTGTTTATGCTCATCATCAACATGTTTTAGATGCAATATGTGATATTGCAGAATCTATGGAAATAGA atatataaggaTCGATGGAAGGACAAGttcaaatagaagaaaagatttgatcaataattttcaagataatACAAATTGTTTGGCAGCTATCTTATCTATAACTGCTGCAAATGCTGGCATTACACTAACAGCTGCACAACTAGTAGTTTTTGCAGAATTATTTTGGAACCCTGGA AAGATAGAGTACACCGAATAG
- the LOC124949791 gene encoding histone H3.3-like: MVRRKDRPRSNITRLRVDSSTTSEESAQPKIRRNILRRRRPALRNIIYLQNTTHLLIPRAPFIRLVRQIFIELYSTIYRIQLIALEALQEALEMYMIQFFEDSLLLTSHAKRVTLQKDDMLLNRRLRGRSDIINK, translated from the exons ATGGTACGTCGAAAAGATAGGCCGAG atCAAACATTACGCGTTTGCGAGTCGATTCTTCTACGACCAGTGAAGAGTCTGCA caACCGAAAATACGTCGAAATATACTACGACGCAGGAGACCCGCATTaaggaatattatatatcttcaaAACACAACGCATCTTCTTATACCAAGAGCACCGTTCATTCGTTTAGttagacaaatttttatagaattatattccACAATTTACAG aatacaATTGATCGCATTAGAAGCATTACAAGAAGCATTAGAAATGTATATGATACAATTTTTTGAAGATTCGTTGTTATTAACTAGTCATGCGAAACGTGTAACACTTCAAAAGGATGACATGTTATTGAACCGACGATTAAGAGGTCGATCCGACATTAtcaacaaatga